A single window of Rhizobium sp. SL42 DNA harbors:
- the erpA gene encoding iron-sulfur cluster insertion protein ErpA — protein sequence MTTQNVTLSQAAAKRIAAIVAADTDKNALRVAVEGGGCSGFSYKFDLDNHQQDDDIVITRDGATVLIDPVSLIYMAGSEIDFVDNLLGQSFQIKNPNAVASCGCGTSFSV from the coding sequence ATGACGACGCAGAACGTGACACTTTCCCAAGCCGCCGCGAAACGAATCGCTGCGATTGTGGCCGCCGATACCGACAAGAACGCCTTGCGCGTCGCCGTCGAGGGCGGCGGCTGTTCCGGCTTCTCCTACAAATTCGACCTCGACAACCACCAGCAGGACGATGACATCGTGATTACCCGCGATGGCGCGACCGTGCTGATCGATCCGGTCTCGCTGATCTACATGGCCGGCTCCGAGATCGACTTCGTCGACAATCTTCTCGGCCAGTCCTTCCAGATCAAGAACCCGAATGCGGTTGCCAGCTGCGGCTGCGGCACCAGCTTCTCCGTGTGA
- a CDS encoding deoxyguanosinetriphosphate triphosphohydrolase: MTIDKSALGFGSGDRAVYASNPWKSRGRLFPEDGSLTRSDFQRDRDRIVHTTAFRRLKHKTQVFIGPDGDHYRTRLTHTIEVAQIGRALARALKLDEDLAEGVALVHDFGHTPFGHTGEDALHEVLKPYGGFDHNAQSLRIVTKLERRYADFDGLNLTWEALEGLVKHNGPLLTRSGEGTRGPVPQPILDYCEIHDLELASYAGLEAQVSAIADDIAYNTHDIDDGLRSGYLTFAMLEEVPFLAGLMKEVRDRYPHLDDDRFTHEIMRRQITRMVEDVIGVAQDRLGKVQPQSVEDVRAASMTIATFSDAMAETDKQIKKLLFSRIYRHPDIMRIRAAAAEIVTDLFNAYMADPTLMKSHYWVNHISGLNDGAKARHVGDYLAGMTDTYAVRVHRELFDQTPELR, translated from the coding sequence ATGACGATTGACAAATCTGCACTGGGTTTCGGGTCTGGCGACCGGGCGGTTTACGCGAGCAATCCGTGGAAAAGCCGTGGACGTCTCTTTCCCGAAGACGGCAGCCTGACGCGCTCGGATTTCCAGCGCGACCGCGACCGCATCGTGCACACGACGGCGTTTCGCCGCCTGAAGCACAAGACCCAGGTTTTCATCGGACCCGATGGCGATCACTACCGAACCCGGCTGACCCATACGATCGAGGTGGCGCAGATCGGCCGAGCGCTGGCGCGTGCGCTCAAGCTCGACGAAGATCTTGCCGAAGGCGTGGCGCTCGTCCACGATTTTGGCCACACGCCGTTCGGCCATACGGGCGAGGATGCCCTGCACGAGGTGCTGAAGCCCTATGGTGGTTTCGACCACAATGCGCAGTCGCTGCGCATTGTCACCAAGCTGGAACGTCGTTACGCCGATTTCGACGGCTTGAACCTCACCTGGGAAGCGCTGGAAGGTCTCGTCAAGCACAACGGCCCTCTGTTGACCAGAAGCGGCGAGGGCACGCGTGGACCGGTTCCGCAGCCGATCCTCGACTATTGCGAGATCCACGATCTGGAACTGGCAAGCTATGCCGGTCTTGAGGCGCAGGTGTCGGCGATTGCCGACGATATTGCTTACAATACCCATGATATCGACGACGGCCTGCGTTCCGGCTACCTCACCTTCGCCATGCTGGAGGAGGTGCCCTTCCTGGCCGGCCTGATGAAGGAGGTGCGCGATCGCTATCCGCATCTCGACGATGACCGTTTTACCCACGAAATCATGCGGCGCCAGATCACCCGCATGGTCGAGGACGTGATCGGGGTGGCGCAGGACCGACTGGGCAAGGTGCAGCCGCAAAGCGTCGAGGATGTGCGGGCAGCGTCGATGACCATCGCTACCTTCTCCGATGCCATGGCCGAGACCGACAAGCAGATCAAGAAGCTGCTGTTCAGCCGTATCTACCGGCATCCGGACATCATGCGCATTCGTGCAGCGGCCGCCGAGATCGTCACCGATCTGTTCAATGCGTACATGGCCGATCCGACGCTGATGAAGAGCCACTACTGGGTCAATCATATTTCCGGCCTCAACGACGGCGCCAAGGCCCGCCATGTCGGCGACTATCTGGCCGGCATGACCGATACCTATGCGGTGCGCGTTCACCGTGAGCTGTTTGACCAGACTCCCGAATTGCGATAG
- the argS gene encoding arginine--tRNA ligase, whose product MNLFADFETRIKAALEQIDSIREKRESLDFSRIVVEPPRDPSHGDAATNAAMVLAKGLGTNPRALADIIGEKLKQDPDIAEVGVAGPGFINIRLSTEYWQRLLATIIAEGTDFGRSTLGQDRKVNVEYVSANPTGPMHVGHCRGAVVGDALANLLAFAGYDVTKEYYINDAGAQIDVLARSVFLRYREALGEKIGEIPAGLYPGDYLVPVGQALAAEFGVKLHQMPEEDWMAIVKERAIDAMMAMIRADLAQLNVHHDVFFSERSLHANGAARIRTAINDLTFKGHVYRGALPPPKGQLPEDWEDREQTLFRSTEVGDDIDRPLVKSDGSYTYFAADVAYLKDKFDRGFSEMIYVLGADHGGYVKRLEAVNRAVSEGKSKLTVLLCQLVKLFRDGEPVKMSKRSGDFVTLREVVEEVGRDSVRFMMLYRKSSEPLDFDFAKVTEQSKDNPVFYVQYAHARCMSVFRQAKEAFPDLDIASLDLPAAVSGRIADPTELQLIGKMAEYPRIVEAAAQSQEPHRLAFYLYDLASSFHAHWNKGKDSPELRFVNDKHRELTIARLGLVHAVASVLKSGLAITGTEAPLEMR is encoded by the coding sequence ATGAACCTATTCGCCGATTTCGAAACCAGAATTAAGGCCGCGCTGGAGCAGATTGACAGCATTCGCGAGAAGCGCGAAAGCCTCGATTTCAGCCGAATCGTCGTCGAGCCGCCGCGTGATCCCAGCCATGGCGATGCGGCGACCAACGCCGCGATGGTGCTCGCCAAGGGCCTTGGAACGAACCCGCGTGCGCTGGCTGACATCATCGGTGAAAAGCTGAAGCAGGATCCGGATATCGCAGAGGTTGGCGTCGCGGGGCCGGGCTTCATCAATATTCGCCTGTCGACCGAGTACTGGCAGCGCCTGCTGGCGACCATTATCGCCGAGGGCACCGATTTCGGCCGCTCGACACTTGGTCAGGACCGCAAGGTCAATGTTGAGTATGTGTCGGCCAATCCGACCGGCCCGATGCATGTCGGCCATTGCCGTGGCGCCGTGGTCGGTGACGCGTTGGCCAACCTGCTCGCCTTTGCCGGCTATGACGTGACCAAGGAATATTACATCAACGATGCCGGGGCGCAGATCGATGTGCTGGCACGGTCGGTATTCCTGCGCTACCGCGAAGCGCTGGGTGAAAAGATCGGCGAGATCCCGGCGGGTCTCTATCCGGGCGACTATCTCGTGCCCGTCGGCCAGGCGCTGGCCGCGGAGTTTGGCGTCAAGCTGCACCAGATGCCGGAAGAGGACTGGATGGCGATCGTCAAGGAGCGCGCCATCGATGCGATGATGGCGATGATCCGTGCCGATCTTGCCCAGCTCAACGTGCATCACGACGTGTTCTTCTCCGAGCGCTCGCTGCATGCCAATGGTGCAGCCCGGATCCGTACCGCGATCAATGACCTGACCTTCAAGGGCCACGTCTATCGCGGCGCCCTGCCGCCGCCGAAGGGCCAGTTGCCGGAAGACTGGGAAGACCGTGAGCAGACGCTTTTCCGCTCCACCGAGGTCGGTGACGATATCGACCGTCCGCTGGTCAAGTCGGACGGCTCTTATACTTATTTTGCCGCCGACGTTGCCTATTTGAAGGACAAGTTCGACCGCGGTTTCTCCGAGATGATCTATGTGCTCGGCGCCGACCACGGCGGTTACGTCAAGCGGCTGGAGGCGGTCAACCGTGCGGTCTCGGAAGGCAAGAGCAAGCTGACCGTGTTGTTGTGCCAGCTGGTCAAGCTGTTCCGCGACGGCGAGCCGGTGAAGATGTCCAAGCGTTCGGGCGATTTTGTCACGCTACGCGAAGTGGTCGAGGAAGTCGGACGCGATTCCGTGCGTTTCATGATGCTCTACAGAAAGAGCTCCGAGCCGCTCGATTTCGACTTTGCCAAGGTGACGGAACAGTCGAAGGACAATCCGGTATTCTACGTGCAATACGCTCACGCGCGTTGCATGTCGGTCTTCCGTCAGGCGAAGGAAGCCTTCCCGGATCTGGATATTGCCAGCCTCGATCTGCCTGCCGCCGTCTCTGGACGTATCGCTGATCCGACCGAGCTGCAATTGATTGGAAAAATGGCCGAATACCCGAGAATTGTGGAGGCAGCGGCACAGTCGCAGGAACCGCATCGGCTTGCATTTTACCTATATGATCTGGCAAGCTCCTTCCATGCTCATTGGAATAAGGGCAAGGATTCTCCCGAATTACGCTTTGTTAACGATAAACATAGAGAATTAACCATCGCCAGGCTTGGGCTGGTGCATGCTGTCGCCTCCGTGTTGAAGTCGGGACTGGCCATTACTGGCACCGAAGCTCCGCTAGAAATGCGATAG